In the Mauremys mutica isolate MM-2020 ecotype Southern chromosome 13, ASM2049712v1, whole genome shotgun sequence genome, one interval contains:
- the LOC123348441 gene encoding olfactory receptor 958-like encodes MEMENRTVVSEFILLGIPNTKGLETILFVTFLAFYLCTLLGNLLIFSAILADARLHTPMYFFLCNLSIVDLGFSSISTPKLLANLWAQSRTISLGGCMSQVFFYHFLGSTECLLFTVMAYDRYVAICHPLCYLLIMNRRVCALLAAGTWIASSFHATILTSLTFTLPYCRSNVVEYFLCDIFPVIKLACADTYVVKTVSFTNIGVVPMTCFLLILASYVRIAASVVRMHSAEQGWKAVSTCASHLTVVCFFFGPCALLYTQPSLSNVLATPIQIFCDVVTPVLNPVVYTLRNREVKAAFRKMKGG; translated from the coding sequence ATGGAAATGGAGAATCGCACTGTGGTGTCGGAATTCATCCTCCTAGGGATTCCCAACACCAAAGGTCTTGAGACCATCCTCTTCGTCACCTTCTTAGCCTTCTACCTCTGCACCCTGCTGGGCAACCTGCTCATTTTCTCAGCCATCCTCGCTGACGCCCGCctgcacacccccatgtacttcttcctctgCAACCTCTCCATTGTGGACCTTGGATTCTCTTCCATCAGCACCCCTAAATTGCTGGCCAACCTCTGGGCTCAGAGTAGAACCATCTCACTGGGTGGGTGCATGTCCCAGGTCTTCTTCTACCACTTCCTGGGCAGCACTGAGTGCCTTCTCTTCACTGTCATGGCCTACGACCggtacgtggccatctgccaccCGCTGTGCTACCTGCTCATCATGAACCGGAGGGTGTGCGCCCTCCTGGCCGCCGGCACCTGGATCGCCAGCTCCTTCCACGCCACCATCCTCACCAGCCTGACCTTCACGCTGCCCTACTGCAGGTCCAATGTGGTGGAGTATTTTTTGTGTGATATTTTCCCGGTGATCAAGCTGGCCTGTGCGGACACATATGTCGTCAAGACTGTGAGCTTCACCAATATTGGGGTGGTGCCCATGACCTGCTTCCTCCTCATTCTCGCCTCCTACGTCAGGATTGCTGCCTCTGTGGTGAGGATGCACAGTGCTGAGCAAGGTTGGAAAGCCGTTTCCACTTGCGCATCACACCTGACAGTGGTGTGCTTCTTCTTCGGGCCCTGCGCCCTCCTCTACACCCAGCCCTCCCTAAGCAATGTGCTGGCTACCCCCATTCAGATCTTCTGCGATGTTGTCACCCCGGTGCTGAACCCGGTGGTCTATACACTGAGGAATAGGGAAGTCAAGGCAGCATTCAGGAAAATGAAAGGTGGCTAA